One Lacticaseibacillus rhamnosus genomic window carries:
- a CDS encoding aspartate carbamoyltransferase catalytic subunit, whose protein sequence is MTLSNLTDTPFKDFVSAEQVDEKSAMALINRAEDFKAGQTVHFPEPIYAANLFFENSTRTHTSFEMAERKLGLTVIPFDPAHSSVSKGETLEDTIKTIGAIGVNIAVMRHAKDGYYKELMGAWPTTAIVNAGDGAGQHPSQMMLDLMTIHEEFGHFEGLNIGIVGDLSHSRVARSDMQMLHKLGATLHFAGPQQWYDPSFDRYGDFISVPELVKQVDVLMLLRVQLERFNQDNREAFSKESYHAKYGITDDLAKTMKPNAIFMHPAPVNRDVELASDLVDGPQSRIFTQMQNGVFMRMAMLEAVINARHFGEE, encoded by the coding sequence ATGACCTTATCTAATTTGACAGATACACCGTTTAAAGATTTTGTTTCCGCTGAACAGGTTGATGAAAAAAGTGCTATGGCGTTAATCAACCGCGCCGAAGACTTCAAAGCCGGTCAAACCGTTCATTTTCCGGAACCAATTTATGCTGCTAACTTATTTTTTGAAAATAGTACCCGTACGCATACCAGTTTTGAAATGGCCGAACGCAAACTAGGGCTAACCGTCATCCCGTTCGACCCGGCCCACAGTTCAGTATCAAAAGGCGAAACGCTGGAAGATACCATTAAAACCATTGGGGCAATCGGCGTCAATATTGCGGTGATGCGGCACGCAAAAGACGGCTATTATAAAGAACTCATGGGTGCATGGCCAACAACCGCCATTGTGAATGCAGGTGACGGTGCCGGGCAACATCCTTCCCAAATGATGCTGGATCTGATGACCATTCACGAAGAATTCGGTCATTTTGAAGGCTTGAACATCGGGATTGTCGGCGACCTTAGCCACAGTCGGGTTGCCCGCAGTGATATGCAGATGCTGCACAAACTTGGTGCTACGTTACATTTTGCTGGTCCGCAACAGTGGTATGATCCTAGCTTTGACCGTTATGGCGACTTCATCAGCGTGCCGGAGTTGGTTAAACAAGTCGATGTGTTGATGCTGCTGCGGGTTCAGTTAGAACGCTTCAATCAGGATAATCGCGAAGCCTTTTCTAAAGAAAGTTATCATGCTAAGTATGGCATTACCGATGACTTGGCTAAAACCATGAAACCCAATGCCATTTTCATGCACCCGGCACCGGTTAACCGTGATGTTGAATTAGCCAGCGATTTAGTTGACGGACCACAATCACGGATCTTTACGCAAATGCAAAATGGCGTCTTCATGCGAATGGCCATGCTGGAAGCGGTCATCAATGCCCGTCACTTCGGAGAGGAGTAA
- a CDS encoding uracil-xanthine permease family protein, with translation MAFHNDEAVLDIGDKPKFGQWVGLSIQHLFAMFGSTVLVPILVGLDPSIALFSSGVGTLVYILITRGKIPAYMGSSFSFITIMQALMKGAGYPAIAQGTVAVGVVYLIVALIVARSGSAWIDRALPPIVVGPIVMVIGLSLAGTAATDATMRTISATKSVYDLRYFAVAMITLASVIIYNMYLKKFISLLPILLGIVTGYVVALLFGIVDLTPVQQAAWFDLPKFELPFISYQPQLYWGAILSMAPIAFVTMTEHMGHIMVLNKLTKRDFFKDPGLNHTLAGDGTASIIAGFVGGPPVTSYGENIGVLAMTKVHSVYVLGGAGMFAILFAFIGKLSALIRSIPSPVIGGISFLLFGVIASNGLRVLIDNKVDFDKKRNLMIASTILVIGIGNASLQFAGYQFSGLALATVIGIFLNFVLPEHAANEEGAEKNDLI, from the coding sequence ATGGCTTTTCATAATGACGAAGCAGTACTGGATATCGGTGATAAGCCGAAATTCGGTCAATGGGTGGGGCTTTCAATCCAGCACCTTTTTGCCATGTTCGGTTCAACTGTGCTGGTACCGATTTTAGTCGGACTGGATCCAAGCATTGCCTTATTTTCAAGCGGTGTCGGCACCTTAGTTTATATCCTGATTACGCGTGGCAAGATTCCTGCGTACATGGGATCGAGTTTCTCGTTTATCACGATCATGCAAGCTTTGATGAAAGGTGCGGGTTATCCAGCCATCGCACAAGGCACCGTAGCAGTCGGTGTCGTTTATCTCATCGTTGCCTTGATTGTTGCTCGCAGCGGATCAGCTTGGATTGATCGGGCACTACCGCCAATCGTGGTCGGTCCGATTGTCATGGTCATTGGCTTATCCTTGGCAGGCACAGCCGCCACCGATGCGACCATGCGTACAATCAGTGCCACCAAGAGCGTTTATGACCTGCGATACTTTGCCGTTGCGATGATCACCTTGGCATCCGTCATCATTTACAACATGTATCTCAAAAAATTTATTAGTCTTTTGCCGATCTTACTCGGAATTGTCACCGGCTATGTGGTGGCCTTGCTGTTTGGCATTGTTGATCTGACGCCGGTACAACAAGCGGCATGGTTTGATCTGCCAAAGTTTGAACTGCCTTTTATCAGCTATCAGCCGCAACTTTACTGGGGAGCCATTTTATCCATGGCACCGATTGCGTTTGTCACGATGACCGAACATATGGGCCACATCATGGTACTCAACAAATTGACTAAACGTGATTTCTTTAAGGATCCCGGCTTGAACCATACCTTAGCCGGTGACGGAACCGCGTCAATCATTGCTGGATTCGTCGGTGGCCCGCCTGTCACCAGTTATGGCGAAAATATCGGTGTGCTTGCGATGACGAAGGTGCACAGCGTTTATGTATTAGGCGGCGCAGGGATGTTTGCCATCTTGTTCGCCTTCATCGGTAAGCTAAGCGCATTAATTCGTAGCATCCCGAGTCCGGTTATTGGCGGCATTAGTTTCCTGCTGTTCGGGGTGATTGCTTCCAATGGCTTACGGGTTTTAATTGACAACAAAGTCGACTTCGATAAGAAGCGCAACCTGATGATTGCCTCGACCATTCTTGTGATCGGCATCGGCAATGCCAGTCTGCAATTTGCCGGCTATCAATTTTCCGGCCTTGCACTGGCAACCGTGATCGGAATCTTCCTGAACTTTGTTTTACCAGAACATGCCGCTAATGAAGAAGGGGCAGAGAAAAATGACCTTATCTAA
- the pyrR gene encoding bifunctional pyr operon transcriptional regulator/uracil phosphoribosyltransferase PyrR: MAQSKQVVDEVTMKRALTRISYEIIEQNKGLNDLVLVGIKTRGIYLAHRIAKRLEQLEGLKVPVGELDIRFYRDDVHKIDHEHQPDVEGAQLPVNITGKHVILVDDVIFTGRTIRAALDALMDEGRPRKISLAVLVDRGHRELPIRPDFVGKNIPTSLDEQIQVQVAELDGKDGISIEKMGE; this comes from the coding sequence ATGGCACAGTCAAAACAGGTTGTAGACGAGGTAACTATGAAACGCGCATTGACACGAATCAGTTATGAAATCATCGAACAAAATAAGGGTCTGAACGATCTTGTTCTAGTCGGGATCAAAACCCGTGGCATTTATTTGGCCCACCGCATCGCCAAACGCCTCGAACAACTAGAAGGTTTAAAAGTTCCGGTTGGCGAATTGGATATCCGGTTTTATCGCGATGATGTCCATAAAATCGACCATGAACACCAACCAGATGTTGAAGGGGCACAGTTGCCGGTTAACATCACCGGCAAGCATGTCATTTTAGTCGATGATGTCATCTTCACCGGCCGCACCATTCGCGCCGCTTTAGATGCGTTGATGGATGAAGGCCGGCCACGTAAGATCAGCTTGGCCGTGCTTGTCGATCGCGGACATCGCGAGTTGCCAATTCGACCGGATTTTGTCGGTAAAAACATTCCAACCTCACTTGACGAGCAAATTCAGGTGCAGGTGGCCGAACTTGATGGCAAAGACGGCATCAGCATTGAAAAGATGGGGGAATAA